A single genomic interval of Mucilaginibacter robiniae harbors:
- a CDS encoding tetratricopeptide repeat protein — MAYSKYLLTIILAWGVITTKAQSISYQQADSTSYALYQSGNWQELIVYGRQAIASGNDFVLLRLRMGYAQLSTGNYSGALLQYNEVLRKDAYNLIARYYSYLCNLYLNRNSLAYYHASKLDTVTLNQENLSSWGLIQTGLETGLKFPDNSLRGTASYTRASLSNQLGWRVQLDQSLVYFHQSIHYRRQNNVPFNNQQTNEELNALRSNSVRQTEYYGKLSYTPVNRLTLIGAFHYLHTGYEERSYHNSLEVAGVKYTGTYYDLQADANFSRLNDTSVRQYNVQVTLYPKGNLNLYTITRGTVLQQDGSTKPVFSQVIGFKAVKNTWLEGSATFGRLNNYAEADGLYLYNALDITTFKASGTAYYQVNKHLLFYLNYMYERKKDYYRDAKYNQHSITGGFTWKF, encoded by the coding sequence ATGGCATATTCCAAGTACCTATTAACCATCATTCTGGCTTGGGGTGTTATAACCACTAAAGCGCAGTCTATTAGTTACCAGCAAGCTGATAGTACTTCTTATGCATTATATCAATCGGGTAATTGGCAGGAGTTAATTGTTTATGGGCGGCAGGCCATTGCATCAGGCAATGATTTTGTACTGTTGCGACTACGTATGGGGTATGCACAATTAAGTACGGGTAATTACAGTGGGGCATTGTTGCAGTATAATGAGGTGTTACGCAAAGATGCTTACAACCTTATTGCCCGTTACTACAGTTACTTATGTAATTTGTACCTGAACCGTAATAGCTTGGCTTATTACCATGCCAGTAAATTAGATACCGTTACATTAAATCAGGAAAATCTATCTTCATGGGGGCTGATACAAACCGGACTGGAAACCGGATTGAAATTTCCGGATAACAGCTTGCGCGGTACTGCATCATACACCCGTGCTTCGTTAAGTAACCAGCTGGGCTGGCGGGTGCAGCTTGATCAATCATTGGTGTATTTTCATCAGTCGATACATTACCGTAGGCAAAATAACGTTCCCTTTAACAATCAGCAAACTAATGAGGAGTTGAATGCTTTAAGGAGTAATTCAGTTCGGCAAACAGAGTACTACGGTAAGCTAAGCTATACGCCGGTAAACCGGCTTACGCTGATAGGTGCTTTTCATTATCTGCATACCGGATATGAAGAGAGAAGTTATCATAACAGCTTGGAAGTGGCTGGTGTAAAATATACCGGCACTTATTATGACTTGCAGGCTGATGCTAATTTTAGCCGCCTGAATGATACTAGCGTAAGGCAATACAATGTGCAAGTAACCTTATACCCTAAAGGTAATCTGAATTTATATACTATTACCCGGGGGACGGTTTTGCAGCAGGATGGTAGTACAAAGCCTGTATTTAGCCAGGTGATAGGCTTTAAGGCAGTTAAAAATACATGGCTGGAAGGTTCGGCTACTTTTGGACGATTAAATAATTATGCTGAAGCTGATGGCCTGTATTTGTATAATGCCTTAGATATTACCACATTTAAAGCAAGTGGTACAGCTTATTATCAGGTAAACAAGCACCTGCTTTTTTATCTTAACTATATGTATGAGCGAAAAAAAGATTATTATCGGGACGCGAAATACAACCAACATTCAATAACGGGAGGATTTACATGGAAGTTTTAA
- a CDS encoding tetratricopeptide repeat protein: protein MEVLKPIVGLTLGLCLAIQVHAQSAAAMQKAYQNSYANEYKKNYIAAINDIKPFYSDNDYETNLRLGWLYFLNKNYTASETYYARAVALRPNAVEAKFGYIKPLALLQSNERVLAQYNAILKIDPQNTQANYWTGYIYYTRKQYDTAIRYFTRLITLYPFDYDGNQMLGWSYLMAGNKANARVYFEKALLIKPEDASCTDGLSRAR, encoded by the coding sequence ATGGAAGTTTTAAAGCCAATAGTTGGGCTGACTCTGGGTTTATGCCTTGCTATACAGGTGCATGCACAATCGGCAGCTGCTATGCAGAAGGCTTATCAGAACAGTTACGCTAATGAATATAAAAAGAACTACATAGCGGCTATTAACGACATTAAACCTTTTTACAGTGATAATGACTATGAAACCAACCTGCGTTTAGGCTGGCTTTATTTTTTAAATAAAAACTATACGGCTTCCGAAACTTATTATGCCCGTGCGGTAGCGTTACGCCCCAACGCTGTTGAGGCTAAATTTGGTTATATTAAACCTTTAGCCTTATTGCAAAGCAATGAAAGAGTGCTGGCTCAATATAATGCCATACTTAAAATTGATCCGCAAAATACGCAGGCTAATTACTGGACGGGATATATTTATTATACCCGAAAACAGTATGATACAGCTATCAGATATTTTACCCGTTTAATCACCTTGTATCCGTTTGATTATGATGGCAACCAGATGCTAGGCTGGTCATACCTGATGGCAGGTAACAAAGCCAATGCCCGTGTATATTTTGAAAAAGCCTTGCTTATTAAACCAGAGGATGCCTCCTGTACAGATGGATTGAGTCGGGCAAGGTAA
- the recQ gene encoding DNA helicase RecQ translates to MTPLQALHKYYGYTQFRHQQEAIIQQILNGRDALVLMPTGGGKSLCYQLPAVLLPGLTLVISPLIALMKDQVDSLNLNGIPAAYLNSTQSSDEQQNIINRLRSGDIKLLYLAPERLFGSESRLVSFLKSLPVSLIAIDEAHCISHWGHDFRPEYLMLSNLKTEFPKTPVVALTATADQLTRHDIKEKLALHQPAEFVSSFNRPNITYKVVPKKNSYNQLLDFLAERKEDSGIIYCLSRVSTEDLAADLRAQGYAAEAYHAGLDNETKARNQDKFLRDEIKVMVATIAFGMGINKSNVRYVVHYDLPKNIEGYYQETGRAGRDGLPSEAVLFFSAGDAFKLQRFARVEGNEEQSRIMLKKLDDMVKYSQLQTCRRQYLMHYFNEPFPDHCGSCDVCLTEFKKIDGTVIAQKALSAVSRLNQRFGNTYVIDFLRGSKSEKIREEHKQLKTYGIGADLSKADWQRYIGQLILQGYLQITDDGYPILKLTPASDAVLKGQQKIEFTLAENIEEAAEIQTPSYESDLLPDLKTIRFNLAMNENVPAYLILSDATLLEMATYLPQTLDELGRISGFGEVKLAKYGDAFLQIIINYCDKKGLSSKIGSKRTKAATKTKASRPTSGNTQRESFELYRSGKTISEIAAQRSLSTTTIESHLCSFVQTGELDISEMVPPRKMPAIQEAAESYGTERLAPLKEALGDDYTYAEIKAVLSWMKREVQA, encoded by the coding sequence ATGACCCCTTTACAGGCGCTACATAAATATTACGGATATACCCAGTTCAGGCACCAGCAGGAAGCTATTATACAGCAAATTTTAAATGGGCGCGATGCCTTGGTACTGATGCCTACCGGTGGAGGCAAATCACTCTGCTACCAGTTACCGGCGGTATTACTGCCTGGCTTAACCCTAGTTATTTCGCCGCTGATTGCCTTGATGAAAGATCAGGTAGATAGCTTAAACCTGAACGGCATCCCGGCAGCTTACTTGAACTCTACCCAAAGCAGCGATGAGCAGCAAAATATCATTAACCGCTTGCGGAGCGGCGATATCAAACTGCTGTATCTGGCTCCCGAAAGATTATTCGGTTCGGAAAGCCGGCTGGTGAGCTTTTTAAAATCTTTGCCGGTAAGCTTGATTGCCATTGACGAGGCGCACTGTATATCGCACTGGGGGCACGATTTCAGGCCCGAGTACCTGATGCTGTCTAACTTAAAAACCGAGTTCCCAAAAACACCAGTAGTTGCCCTAACAGCCACTGCCGATCAGCTCACGCGTCATGACATCAAAGAAAAGCTTGCTTTGCACCAACCAGCTGAGTTTGTATCTTCTTTCAACCGGCCGAATATTACGTACAAAGTTGTCCCTAAAAAAAATAGTTACAATCAACTGCTGGATTTTCTAGCAGAACGCAAAGAAGATTCGGGTATCATCTACTGCTTATCACGCGTTTCAACTGAAGATCTGGCGGCTGATTTACGTGCCCAAGGTTATGCTGCCGAAGCCTACCACGCCGGATTAGATAATGAAACTAAGGCCCGTAACCAAGACAAATTTCTGCGTGATGAAATTAAGGTGATGGTGGCCACTATTGCCTTTGGTATGGGCATCAATAAAAGCAATGTGCGCTATGTGGTACATTACGATTTGCCTAAGAATATTGAAGGTTATTACCAAGAAACAGGCCGTGCTGGGCGGGATGGCTTGCCATCAGAAGCCGTGCTGTTCTTTTCGGCTGGTGATGCATTTAAGCTGCAGCGCTTTGCTCGTGTAGAAGGAAATGAAGAGCAAAGCCGCATTATGCTGAAAAAGCTGGATGATATGGTAAAATACAGCCAATTGCAAACTTGCAGGCGGCAGTACCTGATGCACTATTTCAATGAACCTTTTCCAGATCATTGCGGTTCGTGCGATGTATGCTTAACCGAGTTTAAGAAAATTGACGGAACGGTCATTGCACAAAAGGCCTTATCAGCTGTAAGCCGGTTAAACCAGCGGTTTGGCAATACCTACGTGATTGATTTTTTGCGGGGTTCTAAAAGTGAAAAGATACGCGAAGAACATAAGCAGCTAAAAACCTACGGCATCGGTGCTGATTTAAGCAAAGCCGATTGGCAACGCTATATAGGGCAACTGATATTACAGGGTTATTTGCAGATTACGGATGATGGCTACCCAATATTGAAGCTTACCCCAGCCAGTGATGCCGTACTGAAAGGTCAGCAGAAAATTGAGTTTACTTTAGCGGAAAACATAGAGGAAGCAGCTGAAATACAAACCCCATCTTATGAGTCTGACTTATTGCCTGATTTAAAAACGATTCGCTTTAATTTAGCCATGAACGAGAATGTGCCGGCTTATTTGATCTTGTCGGATGCTACATTGCTGGAAATGGCTACATATCTGCCACAAACCTTAGATGAGCTGGGCCGCATATCAGGCTTTGGTGAGGTGAAGCTGGCTAAATATGGCGATGCTTTTTTGCAGATTATAATAAACTATTGTGATAAAAAGGGTTTATCTTCCAAGATAGGTAGCAAGCGTACTAAAGCCGCTACCAAAACGAAAGCCAGTCGGCCAACCTCGGGTAATACGCAACGCGAAAGCTTTGAATTATACCGTTCCGGTAAAACGATCAGTGAAATTGCTGCCCAGCGCAGCTTATCGACAACCACTATTGAAAGCCATTTGTGCAGTTTTGTTCAAACTGGCGAGCTGGACATTAGTGAAATGGTGCCTCCGCGTAAAATGCCAGCTATCCAGGAAGCAGCAGAAAGCTATGGCACCGAGCGCCTAGCCCCATTAAAAGAAGCGCTGGGAGATGATTATACCTATGCTGAAATTAAGGCCGTATTGAGCTGGATGAAACGGGAAGTACAAGCCTGA
- a CDS encoding M14 family metallopeptidase: MKRIYTLLFFIVFTCSAIAQTLQSPAEFLGYQLGSQFTFHHRIAEYFKYVAQTTKNVKLVSYGTTPEGRPLMVAFIGSAENMNRLEDIRQHNLYLAGLSNGPATLSNAPAIVWLSYNVHGNEPSSSEVAMQTLYDMANPANSRTQVWLKNTLVVIDPCLNPDGRERYVDFYNQARGVQPNANPSSREHMEPWPGGRVNHYYFDLNRDWAWQTQTEVQGRVGLFNRWLPEVHVDFHEQGYNAPYYFAPAAEPFHKDITPWQREFQTTIGKNNAKYFDQNGWLYFTKEEFDLLYPSYGDTYPIYNGSIGMTYEQGGIGAGLAIQTRNGDTLTLADRIAHHYSNALSTVEVTSAHAQKVLAEFKKFYDNSRTNPPGPYKTYIIKNENPDKLRALAQLLDRNRIQYEFGVNRKARGYNYFSGQTESFEVNAGDMVINAYQPKAVLMHVLMEPKTLVTDSNTYDITAWSLPYVYGLKAYGVSESIKPGSIAKTPVTVAPPPPEHAYAYVSNWQSVQDVKFLAALLSKNIRVRYASAAFTANGKSYNPGSLIITKADNSNPDFDQVVMQAAHDCSRTLVPLTTGFVDKGADLGSGVVHYLQKPRIMLMTGDGVNAEAMGEVWHYFEKEVGYPVTLVRYHDLYRVRMADFDLAIVPDGNYEDFPSERLQNWVRDGGKLIAMGDAVGQLADRKGFALKKKEDPKDSKPGSKPAELRPYENRERDAIRYNVPGAIFKLNLDNTHPLGYGYPKFYYTLRLSSDVYDYLGDDGWSVGTLKKGGYTSGFVGQKAKDKLSSGLVFGVQPLGRGSVVYLADDPLFRSFWENGKLLFGNAVFMVQ; the protein is encoded by the coding sequence ATGAAAAGAATATATACCCTGCTCTTTTTTATTGTTTTTACCTGTTCAGCCATTGCGCAAACGTTGCAATCGCCAGCCGAGTTTTTGGGGTATCAACTGGGCAGTCAATTTACTTTTCACCACCGTATTGCCGAGTATTTTAAGTATGTAGCGCAAACCACTAAGAATGTTAAGCTGGTATCGTACGGTACAACGCCCGAAGGCCGGCCACTGATGGTTGCTTTCATCGGTTCTGCTGAAAATATGAACCGGTTGGAAGATATACGGCAGCACAACTTGTATTTGGCAGGGCTAAGCAATGGTCCAGCTACGTTGAGCAATGCACCGGCTATTGTATGGCTAAGCTACAATGTGCATGGCAACGAGCCCAGCAGCAGCGAGGTGGCTATGCAAACCTTGTATGATATGGCCAATCCAGCCAACAGCCGCACGCAAGTTTGGCTCAAAAACACGTTGGTGGTGATTGACCCATGTCTGAATCCAGATGGTCGTGAGCGGTATGTGGATTTTTACAATCAGGCACGTGGTGTCCAACCGAACGCCAACCCTTCATCGCGCGAGCACATGGAGCCTTGGCCGGGCGGACGTGTAAACCACTACTACTTTGATTTGAACCGCGACTGGGCTTGGCAAACGCAAACAGAGGTACAGGGCCGTGTGGGCTTGTTTAACAGGTGGTTGCCCGAGGTGCATGTAGATTTTCATGAGCAGGGTTATAATGCACCATACTACTTTGCCCCGGCCGCTGAGCCTTTTCATAAAGATATTACCCCCTGGCAGCGCGAATTTCAAACCACCATTGGTAAAAACAACGCCAAATACTTTGATCAGAACGGCTGGCTGTATTTTACCAAAGAAGAGTTCGACTTGTTATATCCATCTTACGGCGATACCTACCCCATTTACAATGGTTCTATCGGCATGACGTACGAGCAGGGCGGTATTGGTGCCGGATTAGCTATACAAACCCGCAATGGCGATACCCTAACCCTAGCCGACCGTATTGCACATCATTACAGCAATGCCTTGAGTACGGTAGAAGTTACCTCAGCCCATGCTCAAAAAGTACTGGCTGAGTTTAAGAAGTTTTATGATAACAGCCGCACCAACCCACCGGGGCCCTACAAAACATACATTATTAAAAATGAAAATCCGGATAAGTTGCGTGCCTTAGCGCAATTGCTGGACCGAAATCGCATACAATATGAATTTGGCGTAAACCGTAAAGCCAGAGGTTACAATTACTTCAGCGGGCAAACTGAAAGCTTTGAGGTAAACGCCGGCGATATGGTGATTAATGCCTATCAGCCTAAAGCGGTATTAATGCACGTATTAATGGAGCCTAAGACCTTAGTAACAGACTCAAACACGTACGATATTACGGCTTGGTCGTTACCGTACGTGTATGGTTTGAAAGCTTATGGGGTAAGTGAGTCTATTAAGCCAGGTAGTATTGCTAAAACACCGGTGACTGTTGCTCCGCCACCGCCTGAACATGCTTATGCCTATGTATCCAACTGGCAATCGGTGCAGGATGTCAAGTTTCTGGCAGCTCTGCTGAGCAAGAACATTAGGGTGCGTTATGCATCGGCGGCGTTTACGGCTAATGGAAAAAGCTATAATCCAGGCTCGCTCATTATTACCAAGGCGGATAATAGTAATCCGGACTTTGACCAGGTGGTTATGCAGGCCGCTCATGATTGCAGCCGTACCCTTGTGCCGCTTACTACAGGCTTTGTAGATAAGGGTGCCGATTTGGGTTCGGGCGTGGTACATTACCTTCAAAAGCCACGTATTATGCTGATGACCGGCGATGGTGTAAACGCCGAAGCCATGGGCGAAGTATGGCACTACTTTGAAAAAGAAGTAGGCTATCCCGTTACACTGGTGCGTTATCACGATTTATACCGGGTGCGTATGGCTGATTTTGACTTGGCGATTGTACCCGACGGTAACTATGAAGATTTCCCGTCAGAACGGTTGCAAAATTGGGTACGCGATGGCGGCAAGCTGATTGCAATGGGCGATGCAGTCGGGCAGCTGGCAGATCGGAAAGGTTTTGCCCTGAAAAAGAAAGAAGATCCGAAAGATAGTAAGCCAGGCAGCAAACCCGCAGAACTCAGACCCTATGAAAACAGGGAACGAGATGCTATACGCTACAATGTACCCGGCGCTATTTTCAAGCTGAATTTGGATAATACCCATCCTTTGGGTTATGGGTATCCTAAGTTTTACTATACCTTGCGGTTAAGCAGCGATGTGTACGATTATTTAGGCGATGATGGCTGGAGCGTAGGCACCCTGAAAAAAGGCGGTTATACATCCGGTTTTGTAGGCCAGAAGGCAAAAGACAAGCTAAGCAGTGGCCTCGTTTTCGGCGTACAACCTTTGGGTCGGGGTTCGGTGGTGTATTTGGCTGATGACCCGCTGTTCCGCAGCTTTTGGGAGAATGGCAAGCTGCTGTTTGGCAATGCGGTATTTATGGTGCAGTAA